In Syngnathus scovelli strain Florida chromosome 11, RoL_Ssco_1.2, whole genome shotgun sequence, one DNA window encodes the following:
- the mst1 gene encoding hepatocyte growth factor-like protein: MRRLDRQQLVSKLCLLAMLLPLLLCLFLTTSLVTGYRSPLNDFQRSEGRELVPTSWNSAHVVTLLVLNVEDCAARCLISLDCRAFNYETRPTITCKHLRWVGDGSNAEVKRNVNCDLYEKKVYVRKCIVGKGEDYRGKVFTTRSGLTCQQWWSKFPHDHRWTPSPSNGLELNYCRNPDGDRIGPWCYTTDPERRYESCSIPQCKDDVCITCNGEDYRGQVDHTVSGKECQRWDQQYPHQHIYQPEKYPDKSLDDNYCRNPDASPVPWCYTTDPNVERESCEIRKCTEVRVEKRQRSSFTTNCFRGRGEDYRGRVNETTSGIPCQRWDAQYPHEHPFYPNTYECKGLEENYCRNPDGSEAPWCFTSVPEMRTALCLQIKRCADDIDAEDCYHENGRNYRGMVRKTRKGITCQKWNVNTPHLTRINPGTHPEANLTENYCRNPDGDQHGPWCYTIDSKTEFDYCAIKQCAGEKVSLTETVEKVEFSECGKREARFQSSRLRIVNGIPGNSPWTVSLRDRKGNHFCGGALVDARWVISTKQCFSSCYVDLPGYSAMLGTLFRDPQDDEPGVQTIPLTKIVCGPSESQLVMLQLESPAQFNERISQICLPPERYIVAEGTICEIAGWGETKGTGDETVLNVAHIPVLSNKDCNKYFRGRVRENEMCTSSFQGGVGACEKDYGGPLACQNHDCWVLEGVIIPMRRCGHTGQPSIFIRVSVYVDWIKKVMGFA, from the exons ATGAGACGCCTTGACCGGCAACAACTGGTGTCGAAACTTTGTCTTCTTGCGATGCTGCTGCCACTGCTGCTGTGCCTTTTCCTAACAACAAGCCTGGTCACTG GTTACCGCAGTCCCCTGAACGACTTCCAGCGGTCGGAGGGCAGAGAGCTGGTCCCCACTTCTTGGAACTCGGCCCACGTTGTCACGTTGTTGGTCCTTAACGTGGAAGACTGCGCTGCACGGTGCTTGATCTCACTAGACTGCAG AGCGTTCAACTACGAAACGCGGCCAACAATCACATGCAAACACCTGCGCTGGGTGGGAGATGGCAGCAACGCCGAGGTTAAACGCAACGTCAACTGTGACCTTTACGAGAAGAAAG TCTACGTTCGCAAGTGCATCGTGGGTAAAGGCGAAGACTACCGCGGGAAGGTGTTCACTACCCGAAGCGGACTTACCTGCCAGCAATGGTGGTCCAAGTTCCCTCACGATCACAG GTGGACTCCTTCACCAAGCAACGGCTTGGAGCTGAACTACTGCCGAAATCCAGACGGGGATCGCATTGGGCCGTGGTGCTACACCACTGACCCCGAGCGACGGTACGAAAGTTGCAGCATCCCTCAGTGCAAAGACG acgtGTGCATCACATGTAACGGCGAAGACTACAGAGGGCAGGTAGACCACACGGTAAGCGGAAAGGAGTGCCAACGCTGGGACCAGCAGTACCCTCACCAGCACATCTACCAGCCTGAAAA GTACCCTGACAAGAGTCTGGATGACAACTACTGCCGTAACCCGGACGCCTCGCCTGTGCCGTGGTGTTATACAACGGATCCCAATGTGGAGCGAGAGAGCTGCGAAATCAGGAAATGCA CTGAGGTGCGCGTGGAGAAACGTCAACGCTCCAGTTTCACCACCAACTGTTTCCGTGGCCGCGGGGAGGATTACCGTGGCAGAGTCAACGAGACCACGTCAGGCATCCCTTGCCAGCGCTGGGATGCGCAGTATCCTCACGAGCATCCCTTCTACCCCAACACATACGAATGCAA GGGCTTGGAGGAGAACTACTGCCGCAACCCAGACGGCTCCGAGGCCCCCTGGTGCTTCACGTCCGTGCCAGAGATGAGGACTGCCTTGTGCCTGCAGATCAAGCGCTGTGCGGATGACATTGACGCAGAGG ATTGCTACCATGAAAATGGAAGAAACTACCGAGGCATGGTGCGCAAAACACGCAAGGGCATCACCTGCCAAAAATGGAATGTGAACACGCCTCACCTTACCAG AATAAATCCCGGAACGCATCCCGAGGCCAACTTGACCGAGAACTACTGTCGTAACCCAGACGGGGACCAACATGGTCCCTGGTGCTACACCATCGACTCCAAAACTGAGTTTGACTACTGTGCCATCAAACAATGTG CTGGAGAGAAAGTATCCCTCACGGAAACAGTTG AGAAAGTTGAGTTCAGTGAGTGTGGGAAACGAGAGGCCCGCTTCCAGAGTAGCAGGTTACGCATCGTAAATGGCATACCTGGGAACTCGCCATGGACAGTTAGCCTCAGAGACAG GAAAGGAAACCATTTTTGCGGAGGCGCCCTGGTGGACGCTAGATGGGTCATCAGCACCAAGCAATGTTTCTCCTCCTG CTACGTGGATCTGCCCGGCTACTCGGCCATGCTGGGCACCTTGTTCCGTGATCCACAGGATGACGAACCCGGCGTACAGACCATCCCTCTCACCAAGATCGTCTGCGGACCTTCTGAGTCTCAGCTGGTCATGCTGCAGCTGGAATC CCCAGCCCAATTTAACGAGCGCATCTCTCAGATCTGTCTGCCTCCTGAACGCTACATCGTGGCTGAAGGGACCATTTGTGAGATAGCAGGATGGGGCGAGACCAAAG GCACCGGAGATGAGACCGTCTTGAACGTGGCCCATATTCCGGTGCTCAGTAATAAGGACTGCAACAAATATTTCCGAGGTCGGGTCCGGGAGAACGAGATGTGCACCAGTTCCTTCCAGGGAGGGGTTGGAGCTTGCGAG AAAGACTACGGTGGCCCGTTGGCATGCCAGAACCATGACTGCTGGGTTCTGGAAGGTGTGATCATCCCCATGCGGCGCTGCGGCCACACGGGCCAACCCAGCATCTTCATCCGGGTGTCGGTCTATGTGGACTGGATCAAGAAGGTCATGGGCTTTGCTTAG
- the abhd14b gene encoding putative protein-lysine deacylase ABHD14B — protein sequence MSQVELNEGSVDIPGCTSPLFYRQSRPSSGDVKMSVLLLHGRRFSSENWLSNGTLHMLADAGCRAVAIDLPGLGRSSSAEAPAVMGELAPAMFLKDVCELLQLSPVVLISPSLSGMYSLPFLLQHQHLLRAYIPVAPICTEKIGAKQYGGVKVPSLIVYGDGDAELGQVSLSNLSQLANHSVAVMKGAGHACYLDDPDTWHRLLSDFLAKL from the exons atGTCACAGGTGGAATTGAACGAAGGCAGCGTAGACATTCCAGGCTGCACGTCACCACTCTTCTACAGACAAAGTCGACCATCCTCGGGGGATGTCAAGATGTCTGTTTTGCTTCTTCATGGTCGCCGCTTCTCCTCGGAAAACTGGCTCAGCAACGGCACCCTTCACATGCTGGCCGATGCCGGCTGCCGGGCAGTTGCCATCGACCTTCCAG GACTGGGCCGCTCCAGCTCAGCCGAGGCGCCGGCGGTCATGGGAGAGTTGGCCCCCGCTATGTTCCTGAAGGACGTATGTGAGCTACTGCAGCTGAGTCCCGTAGTGCTGATCAGCCCGTCACTCAGTGGCATGTATTCGCTCCCCTTCCTGCTGCAACACCAGCACCTACTACGGGCTTACATTCCCGTTGCGCCCATCTGCACCGAAAAGATCGGCGCAAAACAATACGGCGGTGTCAAG GTGCCGTCACTTATTGTCTATGGCGATGGTGACGCTGAGTTGGGGCAGGTGTCGCTTAGCAACCTGAGCCAGCTGGCCAATCACAGCGTGGCGGTGATGAAAGGGGCGGGGCACGCCTGTTACCTCGACGACCCTGACACGTGGCACCGTCTACTCTCTGACTTCCTTGCTAAACTCTGA